One window from the genome of Sesamum indicum cultivar Zhongzhi No. 13 linkage group LG15, S_indicum_v1.0, whole genome shotgun sequence encodes:
- the LOC110013189 gene encoding uncharacterized protein LOC110013189, with protein sequence MASSAVYVCSAILPRNKSKFSQSFQLRAHYYENEGRSRNMVDANLRVLRERIEDIKNRERLERCCVAEPGWNYTPIHNNYIKPKRDRISRRFLQLMLEVGGTLGFTVLSCSFCLYAISLLLHSN encoded by the exons ATGGCTTCTTCAGCCGTTTATGTGTGCAGTGCAATTCTGCCGCGCAACAAGTCCAAATTTTCTCAGTCTTTTCAACTCAGAGCCCATTACTACGAGAATGAAG GGAGATCAAGAAACATGGTGGATGCGAATTTAAGGGTTCTGAGGGAGAGGATAGAAGATATCAAGAACAGGGAGAGGCTGGAGAGATGCTGCGTGGCTGAGCCCGGATGGAATTATACGCCAATCCACAacaattacatcaaacctAAAAGAGACCGAATTTCGCGACGGTTTCTTCAACTTATGCTCGAGGTTGGGGGGACTCTCGGCTTCACCGTTCTCAGTTGCAGTTTCTGCCTCTACGCTATTTCCCTGTTACTTCATTCCAATTAA
- the LOC105177906 gene encoding uncharacterized protein LOC105177906 isoform X2 translates to MLTVSACKGGAMRKVILSARFAIRPGYTAPSPLFHYGGTPMNFRGNWEISRRDLHNNQFIPMVAGNGNDNFLGPNFDDYQAPTSRSLICCRIVAMIFVVLVVLRHTLPFIISGAGEYSISLVMLLMLRTIGILLPIYIMVKVLTAVQRRRNRQDSPIFPLDTSEEEDELPHPQTETHVILVP, encoded by the exons ATGCTCACCGTAAGTGCGTGCAAAGGTGGTGCAATGAGAAAGGTGATACTATCTGCGAGATTTGCAATCAG ACCAGGTTATACAGCACCCTCTCCTCTTTTTCATTATGGTGGAACTCCCATGAACTTCAG GGGAAATTGGGAGATATCTAGAAGGGACTTGCATAATAATCAGTTTATACCAATGGTTGCTGGCAATGGCAATGACAATTTTCTGGGTCCAAACTTTGATGACTATCAAGCACCCACTTCAAGAAGCTTGATATGCTGCCGTATAGTTGCCATGATA TTTGTCGTTCTTGTGGTATTACGTCATACCCTACCGTTCATCATTTCTGGTGCCGGTGAATACTCAATTTCTTTGGTCATG TTACTGATGCTGCGGACAATTGGGATTCTTTTGCCCATCTATATCATGGTAAAAGTGTTAACAGCCGTACAACGTAGGCGAAACCGACAG GACTCTCCCATTTTCCCCCTGGACACATCCGAGGAAGAGGATGAATTACCACACCCACAGACGGAAACTCATGTTATTCTCGTTCCATGA
- the LOC105177906 gene encoding uncharacterized protein LOC105177906 isoform X1 produces the protein MDINIGSSPTKLAECRICHDEDEDSNMEVPCSCRGSLKYAHRKCVQRWCNEKGDTICEICNQLFRPGYTAPSPLFHYGGTPMNFRGNWEISRRDLHNNQFIPMVAGNGNDNFLGPNFDDYQAPTSRSLICCRIVAMIFVVLVVLRHTLPFIISGAGEYSISLVMLLMLRTIGILLPIYIMVKVLTAVQRRRNRQDSPIFPLDTSEEEDELPHPQTETHVILVP, from the exons ATGGATATCAATATTGGATCATCACCAACTAAATTGGCAGAGTGTAGAATTTGtcatgatgaagatgaagactCAAACATGGAGGTCCCTTGTTCTTGTCGTGGGAGCTTAAAG TATGCTCACCGTAAGTGCGTGCAAAGGTGGTGCAATGAGAAAGGTGATACTATCTGCGAGATTTGCAATCAG CTTTTCAGACCAGGTTATACAGCACCCTCTCCTCTTTTTCATTATGGTGGAACTCCCATGAACTTCAG GGGAAATTGGGAGATATCTAGAAGGGACTTGCATAATAATCAGTTTATACCAATGGTTGCTGGCAATGGCAATGACAATTTTCTGGGTCCAAACTTTGATGACTATCAAGCACCCACTTCAAGAAGCTTGATATGCTGCCGTATAGTTGCCATGATA TTTGTCGTTCTTGTGGTATTACGTCATACCCTACCGTTCATCATTTCTGGTGCCGGTGAATACTCAATTTCTTTGGTCATG TTACTGATGCTGCGGACAATTGGGATTCTTTTGCCCATCTATATCATGGTAAAAGTGTTAACAGCCGTACAACGTAGGCGAAACCGACAG GACTCTCCCATTTTCCCCCTGGACACATCCGAGGAAGAGGATGAATTACCACACCCACAGACGGAAACTCATGTTATTCTCGTTCCATGA